The Nostoc sp. 'Lobaria pulmonaria (5183) cyanobiont' DNA window CAGATATTGGCCCAATGATGGCGCAAAATGAAGATGCTTGCTATCCCAATAGTTTGAGTGATTTAGATGAACCTTTATTGCGCCGCTTGTCGATTGTTTGTGATGGTATTGGCGGACACGAAGGCGGTGAGGTTGCGAGTCAGTTGGCAGTACAGTCTGTAAAGTTGCAAATTCGCGCTTTATTAACTGAGGTGACAAAACAAACTGTACTTTTACCACCAGAGTTGTTGCAGGAACAATTAGAAGCAAGCTTACGGGTGGTAAATAATCTAATTTGTGCGCGCAATAACGAACAAAAACGCCAGGGCAGAGAACGCATGGCTACAACTATTGTTATGGCGTTGCAAGTTCCACAACGAGTCCAGACAAGTACTGGGTGGCAATCAAATAATACCCATGAGCTTTACTTGGCTAATGTTGGCGATAGCCGTGCCTATTGGATTACTCGCAATTATTGCCAGCTACTGACAGTAGATGATGATGTGGCAACGCGAGAAGTACGCCTTGCTAAAAGCTTGTATCGAAAGGCACTTTTCAGACCAGATGCTAGTGCTTTAACTCAAGCATTGGGGACAAAAGATTCAGAATCTTTGCGTCTCAGGGTTCAGCGATTTATTCTGGAAGAAGATGGCATTTTGCTACTGTGTTCTGATGGTTTAAGCGATCGTAACTGGGTGGAACAATCTTGGCAGGATTATGCAATACCCGTGTTAACAGGGCAAATGACAGTTGAAGATGCTGTCGGCAACTGGATTAACTTGGCAAACGAAAAAAATGGGCATGATAATACATCGGTTGTTCTCACTTATTACCGTGTCTCTCCAGAATATTTAGTACCTGTGACTCCGGCGTTGCCAGAAGAGATTATAGAAGCAGAAATACAACAAGAAGAACAAGAGGAACTAGAAGAACTAGAAGAACTAGAAGAACTAGAAGAACCAATTTCTTTTACAGAAAGTTCGCAAGCTTTGCTAGATTTGGATCTAGATTTGGATCTTTCAGAAGAACCACCTCTTAGCCCAGAGATTCCACCAACTTTAATTACAAAACCGAAGCGGGGGAAACGTTTGGTAATGCTGGGGGGAGTGTTGGCGTTGCTTGTGGGAGGTACAAGTCTGGGATTATTTGCTTGGTGGCAAATTAATCCTCAAGGATTACAGCAGATGTGTCGGCAACTTCCCCAAAAAATGCAGTCAGTGTGTCCGACTGGGAAATAGGTTATACCGAAATATTCTAATCTTGATAAGAAATATTCCAGCATTGATAAGGTATATTGTAATGTTAATGAGAAATATAACAACATTCCTTATAGATGTCGTAATCTTGATGAGGAATATTCCAACATTGATAAGGTATATTGTAATGTTAATGATAAATATTACAATGTTCCTTATAGATGTTGTAATGTTGATGAGGAATATTGCAATCTTAACAAGAACTATTTGTACATTCAGAGTGATGGAAAAGAAAGTGGCGATCGCTAGCGAACGAATATAGGTTAGCGATCGCACTACAGATGATCTACATCACATCTTGCACTTGTATCATGTCCGGCTAATTAGTTACAGTTACCAAATCTGTGAAAAAATTGGAAAACTCTCTTTCCCCCTGCCTAGTACACCACGGCGTAAATAGAGCAACCATTTAATATCCCTAAAAAGCACATTCCATAATACTTTTGACTTTTGACTTTTGACTTTTGACTTCCGCCTTGCGGTACTATCCTAATAGGCAAGGTACTGCAATGCTGTATCCCTGTGCGTAATCAATTCCTAGTGCCGTAATTTGCTCTAAAATCGCTTCATTCTCTACAAACTTAGCAATCGTCTGAATACCCATCACACTGCTAATGCGCGTGATTGCTGTTACAATTGCATCATCCACAGGATTATCGACAATGTTACGAATAAAGCTGCCGTCAATTTTGAGGTAATCCACAGGTAGAGACTTGAGATAAGCAAAGGATGACATCCCCATCCCAAAATCGTCCAACGCGAAGCGACAGCCCATCTGTTGAAGTGACTCAATGAACTGCTTGGCTTTTACGAGGTTGGCGATCGCCACAGTTTCGCTAATCTCAAAGCAAATGCGTTGGGGTGAGATCGGGTGTAGGGTAAACTGCTCATACAAGAAGTCAATGAATTGATCGTCGTTGATACTAGAGCCAGAGAGGTTAATCGCATAGATGCTTTGTTCATCGCCACCGAGCGTTAGCCCATTTCTGAATAGAGTCCGAATCACCCAGCGATCGATCAGATGCATTAAGTTGTAGCGTTCTGCTGCTGGAATAAACGCCATTGGCAGCACTAAATTTCCCTGCTCATCCCAAAGCCGCAGCAGAACTTCATAATGGTTGCCGTTTTGATCTTTCGGAGTAATAGCGGCAATCTTTTGAGCATAGAGACAAAACCAATCACTTTCCAAAGCTTGAGAAATGCGACTAACCCACTGCATCTGGCCACGCTGTTGCAGTTGCTCCTGGTCGTCAGTCTTAGCAACGTATACGCGGTTGCGCCCCCGGTTCTTCGCGGTATAACAAGCTGCATCAGCCGTGCTGATAATCTCTGCAAAGCTCTCGCTATTCGTGTCGATACCAACCAAGCCGATACTTACTCCAATTGAGAATACCTGCTCTTGCCAAACAAACCGGAACTCTTGAACACACTCACGCAGTTCATTGGCAACTCGTAAAGCTTGCTCCGGCATACACTGATTGAGCAATACTCCAAATTCATCGCCCCCTAACCGTGCCAGTGTGTCAGTTTTCCCAATCTTCTCCTGCAATAAGACAGTAATTTGACGCAGTAATTCATCTCCAGCCAGATGACCACAGGTATCATTTACGATTTTGAAGCGATCGAGATCCAAATAGCATAACCCGTGAACCTGGTAGTCTAACTTGGCAAGGCGTAATGCTTGTTCAACCTGCCGCTCAAACTCCTGGCGATTTACCAATCCGGTTAAGGCATCATGGCTTGCCTGCCAGGATAGCTGAAGCGCAAGCTGGCGGTTCTGAGTCACGTCATGAAACACCATAACCGCGCCAATAACTTGTCCTTCACGATTGCGAATGGGCGCAGCTGAATCTTCAATCGCAATCTCTTGAGCATTCTCAGTAATTAAGACGGTATGGTTTGCTAAATTTACAATTCGATTTTCCTCTAATGCTTGCTCAATTGGGTTCTGAACTGGCTCGTGTGTCGTTTCATGCACAATTTTAAAGACTTTTACTAACGGCAACCCTTGTGCCGATGTTTGAGTACATCCAATCAGAGATTCTGCAACCGGATTGAGATATTGAATCCTGCCAAACACGTCTGTGGTAATAACTGCATCTCCAATCGATTGCAACGTCACCTGAGCTAATTCTTTTTCTTGAAAAAGTGTTTCTTCGATTTGTTTAAGAACTGTGATATCCCGTCCCACCGATTGAAATTCTATAAAGCATCCTTGCTCGTCAAACAGCATTCGGTTATGCCACTGACTCCAACGCACCCCATCTGCCACAACCACGCGACTCTCAATGATGACTACAGGATTATCAGCACTCATTGAAGCTATTAATTGAGCAACTCGCTCCCGATCTGCCTCAAAGACAATCGGTTGATAGCAGCTGCCGATCAGTTCCTCTGGCGATCGCCCAAAATAAAGTGCAAAAGCTTGGTTGACAAAGGTGAGTGTACCGTCTGGTAAATATCGGGCAATGAATTCAGTCTGATCTTCCACAATGGCACGGTAGCGAATCTCACTTTGTTTGAGAGCAATTTCTGCTTGCTTGCGTTCGTTGAGTGCGGCTTGCCGTTCGCTAATTTCCCTCTCCAGTTCTCGATTGGCTGCCTCCAGCTGTGCAGAACTGGGGAGAGCAAGTGCTTTTGGTATTAAAGGTATAAGTTCGCAAGCTGTATACAGTGAAACTATGGCTGTAATAGCTTTAAGGCAACCACTTAACCAATAAGTTGGATACCAGAGCGTCCAAATCTCCATTATGTGGGTAGTGCCACAAGTAACAATAAATGTTGCAAATAGTATAAATATCCAGTTAAAAGGTAAATCTTGGCGCTTGCGGACAAAATAAAGTAGCGTGATGGGAATAGAATAATAAGAAAGGGCAATTAAACTGTCAGATACAATATGGAACCCCACTAATTCTGGTTTCCAAA harbors:
- a CDS encoding EAL domain-containing protein translates to MLEFGKSLFGYKQFIPHGHCYLWKPELVGFHIVSDSLIALSYYSIPITLLYFVRKRQDLPFNWIFILFATFIVTCGTTHIMEIWTLWYPTYWLSGCLKAITAIVSLYTACELIPLIPKALALPSSAQLEAANRELEREISERQAALNERKQAEIALKQSEIRYRAIVEDQTEFIARYLPDGTLTFVNQAFALYFGRSPEELIGSCYQPIVFEADRERVAQLIASMSADNPVVIIESRVVVADGVRWSQWHNRMLFDEQGCFIEFQSVGRDITVLKQIEETLFQEKELAQVTLQSIGDAVITTDVFGRIQYLNPVAESLIGCTQTSAQGLPLVKVFKIVHETTHEPVQNPIEQALEENRIVNLANHTVLITENAQEIAIEDSAAPIRNREGQVIGAVMVFHDVTQNRQLALQLSWQASHDALTGLVNRQEFERQVEQALRLAKLDYQVHGLCYLDLDRFKIVNDTCGHLAGDELLRQITVLLQEKIGKTDTLARLGGDEFGVLLNQCMPEQALRVANELRECVQEFRFVWQEQVFSIGVSIGLVGIDTNSESFAEIISTADAACYTAKNRGRNRVYVAKTDDQEQLQQRGQMQWVSRISQALESDWFCLYAQKIAAITPKDQNGNHYEVLLRLWDEQGNLVLPMAFIPAAERYNLMHLIDRWVIRTLFRNGLTLGGDEQSIYAINLSGSSINDDQFIDFLYEQFTLHPISPQRICFEISETVAIANLVKAKQFIESLQQMGCRFALDDFGMGMSSFAYLKSLPVDYLKIDGSFIRNIVDNPVDDAIVTAITRISSVMGIQTIAKFVENEAILEQITALGIDYAQGYSIAVPCLLG
- a CDS encoding PP2C family protein-serine/threonine phosphatase; this encodes MISTQLIIFCINPRCNSPINPMGDSVCASCQTPLVHRYLWATGSLSAQIPPGTKVADRYEVIKQQIWLDTQPGLPPDVFEELPTEVIPYLQLYQRLHLPQAYGFASNLEEDTTDILLLENAPIDKTGNIYPTIVEAWEEATAVRQVYWLWQILQLWTPLAELGLSRSLLVADNLRVEGWCVRLLELYQTPADEKLSLQNLGECWQFWVVSAKASVAKGLQNIVQQMCETEIELEAINIQLNNLLLAAAAELPLVLKVAGSTDIGPMMAQNEDACYPNSLSDLDEPLLRRLSIVCDGIGGHEGGEVASQLAVQSVKLQIRALLTEVTKQTVLLPPELLQEQLEASLRVVNNLICARNNEQKRQGRERMATTIVMALQVPQRVQTSTGWQSNNTHELYLANVGDSRAYWITRNYCQLLTVDDDVATREVRLAKSLYRKALFRPDASALTQALGTKDSESLRLRVQRFILEEDGILLLCSDGLSDRNWVEQSWQDYAIPVLTGQMTVEDAVGNWINLANEKNGHDNTSVVLTYYRVSPEYLVPVTPALPEEIIEAEIQQEEQEELEELEELEELEEPISFTESSQALLDLDLDLDLSEEPPLSPEIPPTLITKPKRGKRLVMLGGVLALLVGGTSLGLFAWWQINPQGLQQMCRQLPQKMQSVCPTGK